A DNA window from Ignavibacteriales bacterium contains the following coding sequences:
- the mrdA gene encoding penicillin-binding protein 2 has product MSEFNDIFPRKFVIFGAIGFVFILFLLRLIQLQVLYGDVYGKKSEENSIRQIARDPIRGMVFDRTGILLVDNRPSYTVAVTPSEFKWSNISYLASILSIDTITLREKIEKGIRYNRFAPVKVKRDIDFPTLSALEENKEKLPGVDYQVESKRFYPTGAKAPHLFGYTKEISDQQLMEVGNDYRPGDNIGATGLEAAYERYLRGQKGFELITVNAFGQLLGRYNDGMNDIPVREGNDLFLAIDAKTQALAESLMADKRGAVVAIDPSNGGVIAFVSKPDYDLTKFGSVTPVDVWKAFNTDESKPLFNRASLTRYPPGSTFKMVLAAAALEEEVIDLNWRVNCRGSYTFGSRVFHDLHVHGSTNVVEAIQKSCNVFFYQLMLKTGFEKWTRYGQEFGFGSSTGIDILEENPGLLPSNEVFDKMYGKGRWTQGYLLSLSIGQGELGVSPIQMANYAASIANMGFYHSPHAVQKILDKQTKQSQEILPQTRSFTLSANTWKLIREGMYKCVNEEGGTGQSAKVQNASVCGKTGTAQNPHGKDHAWFVGFAPKDNPKIAICVLVENAGYGGAFAAPIAGLCIEQYLYGELIREKPLRSISNLILMNQEDQ; this is encoded by the coding sequence ATGTCAGAGTTCAACGATATCTTTCCCAGAAAATTTGTTATTTTCGGCGCGATCGGATTTGTGTTCATATTATTTTTATTGCGGCTTATTCAACTTCAAGTTTTATACGGTGATGTGTACGGAAAAAAATCTGAAGAGAACAGTATCAGGCAAATCGCGCGAGACCCAATCAGGGGAATGGTTTTTGATAGAACAGGTATTCTTCTAGTCGATAACCGGCCATCTTACACTGTCGCCGTAACTCCATCTGAATTTAAATGGTCAAACATATCATATCTGGCATCGATCTTATCAATTGATACGATAACTCTTCGTGAAAAAATTGAGAAGGGAATAAGGTATAATCGATTTGCCCCTGTTAAAGTAAAAAGGGATATCGATTTTCCGACGTTATCCGCTTTGGAAGAGAACAAGGAAAAACTTCCCGGTGTCGATTATCAGGTTGAATCGAAAAGATTTTATCCCACGGGCGCGAAAGCTCCGCACCTCTTCGGATATACGAAAGAAATTTCAGATCAGCAATTGATGGAGGTGGGGAACGACTACCGTCCGGGTGATAACATCGGAGCTACAGGGCTCGAGGCAGCATACGAACGATACCTTCGAGGTCAAAAAGGATTCGAACTTATCACGGTGAATGCTTTCGGTCAGTTGCTCGGCAGATATAACGACGGGATGAACGATATTCCCGTGCGAGAGGGGAATGATCTTTTCTTAGCCATAGACGCGAAAACTCAAGCACTCGCCGAATCGCTGATGGCAGACAAACGCGGCGCGGTAGTTGCGATAGATCCATCGAATGGTGGTGTCATTGCATTCGTAAGTAAACCCGATTATGATCTAACTAAATTCGGGAGCGTAACGCCGGTTGATGTATGGAAAGCTTTTAACACGGACGAAAGTAAACCGTTGTTTAACCGCGCATCACTAACAAGATATCCTCCCGGTTCAACATTCAAGATGGTATTGGCTGCGGCGGCTTTGGAAGAAGAAGTTATCGATTTGAATTGGCGCGTAAACTGTCGTGGTTCTTACACTTTCGGTTCACGTGTATTTCACGATCTTCACGTACATGGCTCAACAAATGTGGTTGAAGCAATTCAAAAATCATGCAATGTGTTTTTTTATCAACTGATGTTGAAAACCGGATTTGAAAAGTGGACAAGGTACGGACAAGAATTCGGATTCGGTTCATCCACCGGTATCGATATACTTGAGGAAAATCCCGGATTACTTCCATCGAATGAGGTTTTCGATAAAATGTACGGTAAAGGAAGATGGACTCAGGGTTATCTTTTAAGTCTGTCGATCGGGCAGGGTGAACTTGGGGTTTCCCCGATTCAGATGGCAAACTATGCGGCATCCATCGCGAACATGGGATTCTATCATTCACCTCATGCAGTTCAAAAAATTTTGGATAAACAAACAAAACAGTCACAAGAAATTTTACCACAAACCCGCAGCTTTACTTTATCGGCTAACACATGGAAACTGATAAGAGAAGGAATGTATAAATGCGTTAATGAAGAAGGTGGAACCGGACAATCGGCGAAAGTTCAGAATGCATCGGTATGTGGTAAAACCGGAACGGCTCAAAACCCACACGGTAAAGATCACGCGTGGTTCGTAGGTTTTGCGCCGAAAGATAATCCTAAAATTGCGATTTGCGTCCTCGTTGAGAATGCGGGTTATGGAGGCGCGTTTGCCGCACCGATAGCAGGACTTTGCATCGAGCAATATCTCTACGGTGAACTAATCAGAGAAAAACCGCTGCGCTCGATTTCAAATCTAATTCTTATGAATCAGGAAGATCAATAA
- the mreD gene encoding rod shape-determining protein MreD, protein MGKHLKYLFFSFILMNIQTYISQLISLRDIAPDLLLIWLVYIAIKEGQLTGTIWGFIIGLMFDLSTGSFTGLAAMSKTIAGFTAGYFFDENRAHLILGSYRFVLIVLFVSLIHNTIYFIILTRGSEIGLLKAIFQIGLATNFYTSAVALLPMLVFGRKYIS, encoded by the coding sequence ATGGGAAAACATCTAAAATATTTATTCTTCTCATTTATACTGATGAACATACAGACGTACATCTCGCAGTTGATTTCGCTTCGTGATATTGCGCCCGATCTTTTACTTATCTGGCTTGTCTATATTGCGATCAAAGAAGGACAACTGACAGGAACAATCTGGGGTTTTATAATCGGCTTAATGTTCGATCTATCTACAGGAAGTTTTACGGGTCTCGCTGCCATGTCGAAAACGATTGCGGGTTTTACTGCGGGGTATTTTTTTGACGAGAACAGAGCGCACCTCATACTCGGAAGTTACCGTTTTGTTCTGATAGTTTTATTCGTTTCTTTAATACACAATACTATATACTTCATCATATTAACACGCGGCAGTGAGATTGGATTGCTGAAGGCAATATTCCAGATCGGACTTGCAACCAATTTCTATACATCGGCGGTGGCGCTATTGCCAATGTTAGTTTTCGGCAGAAAATACATATCATAA
- the mreC gene encoding rod shape-determining protein MreC codes for MQRLVDILLAFKEYVVLTFLIVVSIILLNSNDNSQIRAIRSYTVGFFGVTQDFISIVPNVFALKRENEILRQLSVNLSDEVNRLREARLENMRLREIIGLKEKTIFKLVAGEIVGKNIHLLRNTITLNIGEADGAKPDMAIISEHGLVGKLIAASDHYSVGQIMLNKDFRSSAKIQRNRVDGIISWSGGEIVNLENISKMQDVKEGDVVTTSEYSTIFPPDVKIGYVSKVSDQPGSLFKNIEVTPSVEFSSLEQVFVVIASVDSERVALENKIARKK; via the coding sequence ATGCAAAGATTAGTCGACATACTGCTTGCCTTCAAAGAATATGTAGTTCTCACATTTCTTATAGTTGTTTCCATAATTCTTCTGAATTCAAACGATAATTCACAGATACGGGCCATTCGTTCGTACACGGTAGGATTTTTTGGCGTGACACAAGATTTCATTTCTATCGTGCCGAATGTGTTCGCCTTAAAAAGAGAAAATGAAATTTTGCGTCAACTTAGCGTAAATTTATCGGATGAGGTTAATAGATTGCGTGAAGCCCGTTTGGAAAATATGCGATTGCGTGAAATAATCGGATTGAAGGAAAAAACCATTTTCAAACTTGTAGCCGGAGAAATTGTCGGGAAGAATATTCACCTTTTACGCAATACAATCACACTTAATATCGGTGAAGCGGATGGAGCAAAACCGGACATGGCGATAATTTCGGAACATGGTTTAGTCGGCAAACTAATCGCGGCGAGCGATCATTATTCAGTCGGACAGATTATGTTGAATAAAGATTTCCGATCAAGTGCCAAGATTCAGCGCAACAGAGTTGACGGCATAATTTCGTGGAGCGGCGGAGAAATTGTAAACTTGGAAAATATTTCAAAGATGCAGGATGTAAAAGAAGGTGATGTTGTAACAACATCGGAATACAGCACGATATTTCCACCCGATGTGAAAATTGGATATGTATCGAAGGTGAGCGATCAGCCGGGGAGTTTATTTAAAAACATTGAAGTGACTCCGAGCGTTGAATTTTCTTCACTTGAGCAGGTATTCGTTGTTATAGCAAGTGTCGATTCGGAACGTGTGGCTCTTGAAAATAAAATCGCTAGAAAAAAATAA
- a CDS encoding rod shape-determining protein → MGLFSFFSADLAIDLGTANTLVYMKGKGIVLNEPSIVAFDRNTKRIVAIGNEAQEMLGRTHRDIRTIRPMRDGVIADFEIAEGMLREFIKKVHSNWLPSRRIVVCIPSGVTEVEKRAVRDAAEHAGAKEVHLIAEPMASAIGIGLDVDAPAGNMVVDIGGGTTEIAVIALSGIVNEESIRIAGDEMNNAIIQFFKKNHNILIGERTAEAIKCEVGSAMPLKEEVTIQVKGRDLVNGIPKTTEASSVEIRECLHESVQQIVDGIKLTLERTPPELSADILDRGIMLSGGGALLKGLDERIRLETNLPVHVAEDPLTAVVRGTGKVLEHLSHYSKVLVKSRRY, encoded by the coding sequence ATGGGCTTGTTCTCGTTTTTCTCGGCAGACTTAGCAATCGATCTCGGCACCGCCAACACTCTTGTTTACATGAAAGGGAAAGGGATCGTACTGAATGAACCATCCATTGTTGCGTTCGATCGCAATACAAAACGCATAGTTGCCATTGGTAACGAAGCGCAGGAAATGTTAGGGCGAACTCACCGCGACATTCGAACCATCCGTCCGATGAGAGACGGAGTTATAGCCGATTTCGAGATTGCCGAAGGCATGTTGAGAGAGTTCATTAAAAAAGTTCACTCGAACTGGCTGCCGAGCAGAAGAATTGTAGTTTGCATACCGAGCGGTGTAACGGAAGTTGAAAAGCGTGCCGTCCGCGACGCGGCTGAACATGCCGGCGCAAAAGAAGTGCACCTTATTGCGGAGCCGATGGCATCAGCGATAGGAATAGGACTTGATGTTGATGCGCCCGCAGGGAACATGGTTGTTGACATCGGCGGTGGTACAACCGAGATAGCGGTCATTGCTTTATCAGGTATAGTCAACGAAGAATCAATCCGTATTGCGGGTGATGAAATGAATAACGCGATCATTCAATTCTTCAAAAAAAATCACAACATATTAATAGGTGAGCGAACTGCTGAAGCGATTAAATGCGAAGTCGGTTCCGCAATGCCATTAAAAGAAGAAGTTACAATTCAGGTAAAGGGCCGCGATTTAGTAAACGGCATACCGAAAACCACCGAGGCAAGCTCCGTTGAAATACGTGAATGTTTGCACGAATCGGTTCAGCAGATTGTCGATGGAATAAAACTCACCTTAGAAAGAACTCCACCGGAATTATCAGCCGATATACTTGACCGGGGGATAATGCTATCGGGCGGCGGTGCGTTGCTAAAAGGACTTGATGAACGTATACGTCTCGAAACAAATTTGCCAGTGCACGTTGCCGAAGATCCTCTTACTGCAGTTGTCCGGGGAACCGGAAAAGTTCTTGAACATCTGAGCCATTACAGTAAAGTTTTGGTGAAGAGCAGGAGATATTGA
- the purH gene encoding bifunctional phosphoribosylaminoimidazolecarboxamide formyltransferase/IMP cyclohydrolase: MDSIQIKRALISVSEKTGLVDFAKQLRKFNVEIISTGGTLNHLRDAGVDAVSISDVTGFPEILDGRVKTLHPKIHAGLLAVLDNKNHQEQLKELNIASIDMVVVNLYPFEKTISKADVTLDEAIEQIDIGGPSILRAAAKNYKFKTVVSDPSQYKFVLDELEKNGGAVSGETRFGLAKNVFTRTAHYDSAISNYLNGLNGNKSVALPEKFSVSVTKKEDLRYGENPHQQAALYGDFDLYFKKIHGKELSYNNIVDIQAAVELLDEFEEPTVVIIKHTNPCGVGSGKSLAEAYEKAFATDQKSAFGGIVAVNRKLDIEAAQIIDKIFTEVIIAPEFENGVLDFLMKKKDRRLIHQIKSSKNENRLMIKPVVGGLLIQTADDILIDSEKMKVVTKRSPTVEENKAMMFGWRVAKHVKSNAIVYAKADRTIGVGAGQMSRFDSSRIAVMKAQEAGLDLKATAVASDAFFPFADGLLEAVKAGATAVIQPGGSVRDAEVIKVADENNIAMIFTGIRHFKH, translated from the coding sequence ATGGACTCAATTCAAATTAAACGGGCTTTAATAAGTGTTTCGGAGAAAACCGGACTGGTTGATTTCGCGAAACAACTTCGAAAATTTAATGTTGAAATAATTTCAACCGGCGGTACATTAAATCACCTGCGTGATGCGGGTGTAGATGCGGTTTCGATCAGCGATGTAACCGGGTTCCCGGAAATATTAGACGGAAGAGTGAAAACGCTTCACCCGAAAATTCATGCCGGCCTTCTCGCTGTTCTTGATAATAAAAATCATCAGGAGCAGTTGAAAGAATTAAATATTGCTTCGATAGATATGGTTGTCGTTAATCTGTATCCCTTTGAAAAAACAATTTCGAAAGCGGACGTTACATTAGATGAAGCGATAGAACAGATAGATATCGGCGGACCATCTATACTTCGAGCGGCAGCGAAGAATTATAAATTTAAAACGGTTGTATCAGATCCATCGCAGTATAAATTTGTTCTTGATGAACTTGAAAAAAATGGCGGCGCGGTTTCGGGAGAAACCAGATTCGGTTTAGCGAAAAATGTTTTTACGCGAACTGCACATTATGATTCGGCTATATCGAACTATCTAAACGGTTTGAATGGAAATAAATCTGTCGCATTGCCGGAAAAGTTTTCAGTATCGGTCACGAAAAAAGAAGATTTGCGGTATGGCGAAAACCCACACCAGCAAGCGGCGTTGTATGGTGATTTCGACCTGTATTTTAAGAAAATTCACGGAAAAGAATTATCTTATAATAATATCGTCGATATTCAGGCAGCGGTTGAACTTTTGGATGAATTTGAAGAACCGACTGTTGTAATAATAAAGCACACGAATCCGTGCGGCGTTGGATCAGGAAAGAGTTTAGCCGAGGCATACGAAAAAGCATTCGCAACAGATCAGAAATCGGCGTTTGGTGGAATTGTAGCCGTAAACCGGAAATTAGATATTGAAGCGGCGCAAATTATAGATAAGATTTTTACGGAAGTAATAATTGCACCGGAATTTGAAAACGGCGTGCTAGATTTCTTGATGAAGAAAAAAGACCGCCGGTTAATTCATCAAATAAAATCTTCGAAGAATGAAAACCGGCTGATGATCAAACCGGTTGTAGGCGGATTGCTTATTCAAACGGCAGACGATATTTTAATCGACAGTGAAAAAATGAAAGTGGTTACCAAAAGATCGCCGACTGTTGAAGAAAATAAAGCTATGATGTTCGGTTGGCGGGTTGCGAAACATGTGAAATCGAATGCAATTGTTTACGCGAAAGCTGATAGAACAATCGGAGTTGGTGCCGGACAAATGTCGCGTTTTGATTCTTCACGGATTGCAGTGATGAAAGCGCAGGAAGCCGGACTTGATTTGAAAGCCACGGCGGTAGCATCAGATGCTTTTTTCCCGTTTGCCGATGGTTTATTGGAAGCTGTAAAAGCAGGCGCCACGGCAGTTATACAACCGGGCGGATCGGTACGAGACGCGGAAGTTATAAAAGTCGCAGATGAAAATAATATTGCAATGATTTTTACAGGTATCAGACATTTTAAACATTAA